The proteins below are encoded in one region of Methanospirillum lacunae:
- the mcrA gene encoding coenzyme-B sulfoethylthiotransferase subunit alpha has protein sequence MAKIERAQKLFLKALKEKFEGDVQDTKTSFYNFDGVNQSPRKREFMAASKKVELRRGISMYDPNRCHLGGLPMGQRQLMTYEVSGTGTFVEGDDLHFVNNPAMQQMWDDIRRTIIVSMDLAHNTLQKRLGKEITPETINEYLHILNHAMPGAAVVQEHMVETHPSVVDDCYCKVFTGDSELADQLEKQFVLDVDKLFPAKQAEELKAAVGKSLWQAIHIPTIVSRTCDGGTTSRWSAMQIGMSFITAYRMCAGEAAVADLSYAAKHAGVIQMGSHLPARRARGPNEPGGILFGHFGDMIQANRKYPNDPCKSTLEVVGAGAMLFDQIWLGSYMSGGVGFTQYATAAYTDNILDEYCYYGMDYIKDKYKVDYKTPSTDNKVKPTQEIVNDIATEVTLNGMEQYEQFPTAMEDHFGGSQRAAVLAAASGISTSIATANSNAGLNGWYLSMLLHKEGWSRLGFFGYDLQDQCGSTNSLSVRPDEGCIGEFRGPNYPNYAMNVGHQGEYAAIVASSHYGRGDGFCLSPLIKITFADPSLVFDFSEPRKEFAKGAIREFVPAGERSLLMPAR, from the coding sequence ATGGCAAAAATTGAGAGAGCACAGAAACTTTTCCTCAAGGCTCTGAAAGAGAAATTTGAGGGAGATGTCCAGGACACCAAGACCAGCTTCTACAACTTTGACGGTGTAAACCAGTCCCCGAGAAAACGCGAGTTCATGGCAGCCTCAAAGAAGGTTGAACTCCGCCGTGGTATCTCCATGTACGACCCCAACCGCTGCCACCTCGGTGGTCTGCCAATGGGTCAGCGTCAGCTCATGACCTACGAAGTCTCCGGAACCGGAACCTTCGTAGAGGGTGACGACCTGCACTTCGTCAACAACCCAGCAATGCAGCAGATGTGGGATGATATCCGCCGGACTATCATCGTCTCAATGGACCTCGCCCACAACACCCTGCAGAAGCGTCTCGGCAAGGAAATCACCCCTGAAACCATCAATGAGTACCTCCACATCCTCAACCACGCAATGCCAGGCGCAGCAGTGGTTCAGGAACACATGGTCGAGACCCACCCATCAGTCGTAGACGACTGTTACTGTAAGGTCTTCACCGGAGACTCCGAACTTGCAGACCAGCTCGAGAAGCAGTTCGTCCTTGATGTCGACAAACTCTTCCCGGCAAAGCAGGCAGAGGAACTCAAGGCAGCAGTCGGCAAGTCACTCTGGCAGGCAATCCACATCCCAACCATCGTCTCCCGTACTTGTGATGGTGGAACCACCAGCCGCTGGTCTGCAATGCAGATCGGTATGTCCTTCATCACTGCATACCGCATGTGCGCCGGTGAAGCAGCAGTCGCTGACCTCTCCTACGCCGCAAAGCACGCCGGTGTTATCCAGATGGGTAGCCACCTGCCAGCACGTCGTGCACGTGGTCCAAACGAGCCCGGTGGTATCCTCTTCGGTCACTTCGGTGATATGATCCAGGCAAACCGGAAGTATCCAAACGACCCCTGCAAATCAACCCTTGAGGTCGTCGGTGCAGGAGCAATGCTCTTTGATCAGATCTGGCTCGGATCGTACATGTCCGGTGGTGTCGGATTCACCCAGTATGCAACCGCAGCATACACCGACAACATCCTCGATGAGTACTGCTACTACGGTATGGACTACATCAAGGACAAGTACAAGGTTGACTACAAGACCCCAAGCACAGACAACAAGGTCAAGCCAACCCAGGAGATCGTCAACGACATTGCAACCGAGGTTACCCTCAACGGTATGGAACAGTACGAACAGTTCCCAACCGCAATGGAAGACCACTTCGGTGGTTCACAGCGTGCAGCAGTGCTTGCAGCAGCATCAGGTATCTCTACCTCTATCGCAACTGCAAACTCCAACGCTGGTCTGAACGGCTGGTACCTGTCCATGCTCCTGCACAAGGAAGGCTGGTCACGTCTCGGCTTCTTCGGATACGACCTTCAGGACCAGTGCGGTTCCACCAACTCACTCTCCGTCCGGCCAGACGAAGGCTGTATCGGCGAATTCCGTGGACCAAACTACCCGAACTACGCAATGAACGTGGGTCACCAGGGAGAATACGCAGCAATCGTCGCTTCCTCACACTACGGACGTGGCGACGGATTCTGTCTCTCCCCACTGATCAAGATCACCTTCGCAGACCCATCCCTGGTCTTCGACTTCAGCGAGCCACGCAAGGAGTTTGCAAAGGGTGCAATCCGCGAGTTCGTTCCGGCCGGAGAGAGATCTCTCCTTATGCCAGCCCGTTAA
- the mcrG gene encoding coenzyme-B sulfoethylthiotransferase subunit gamma → MAYTPQYGPGNSIVAENRRKQMNPGVKLEKIRDVTDEEIVLIMGHRAPGQAYPTAHPPLAEQGEPDCPIRKIVSPTEGAKAGDRVRYIQFADSMFNAPSQPYQRTYVEMYRYRGIDPGTLSGRQIVESRERDLEKIASDLINTNLFDPARVGIRGATVHGHSLRLAEDGMMFDMLQRCVLDGGVVKYVKDQIGVPLDKKVPVGKPMDEAWLKANTTMFHSLVGTAFRDDPEYVEYVQRIHSLRTKYGFMPVE, encoded by the coding sequence ATGGCATATACACCACAGTATGGTCCAGGTAATTCTATTGTCGCCGAAAACCGGCGCAAGCAGATGAACCCCGGCGTAAAGCTTGAGAAGATCCGTGACGTCACGGATGAGGAGATTGTCCTGATCATGGGACACCGTGCACCCGGTCAGGCATACCCAACCGCTCACCCACCACTTGCAGAGCAGGGAGAGCCAGACTGTCCAATCCGTAAGATTGTCAGCCCAACCGAGGGAGCAAAGGCTGGAGACCGTGTTCGGTACATCCAGTTCGCTGACTCTATGTTCAATGCACCATCCCAGCCATACCAGAGAACCTACGTCGAGATGTACCGCTACCGTGGTATCGACCCAGGAACCCTGTCTGGCCGTCAGATCGTCGAATCACGTGAGCGTGACCTCGAAAAGATCGCATCCGACCTGATCAACACCAACCTCTTCGACCCGGCACGTGTCGGTATTCGTGGAGCAACTGTGCACGGTCACTCACTCCGTCTTGCAGAAGATGGTATGATGTTCGATATGCTGCAGCGGTGTGTGCTCGATGGAGGAGTTGTCAAGTACGTCAAGGACCAGATTGGTGTTCCACTCGACAAGAAAGTCCCAGTCGGCAAGCCAATGGACGAAGCATGGCTCAAGGCAAACACGACCATGTTCCACTCACTCGTCGGTACCGCATTCCGTGACGACCCAGAATACGTCGAATACGTTCAGCGCATTCACTCCCTGAGGACCAAATACGGCTTCATGCCGGTTGAGTAA
- the mcrC gene encoding methyl-coenzyme M reductase I operon protein C, with the protein MPIGRVTQIVDCRESAGMGKGGALAQRGTISECRYPDVIIVGMSPGRRHVTKPVCDITSALRAQGVEYSISTMILNAGSGIPPDAPKSAGHVLGAYFGLNEKEVSQINRHKVAVLHHGNVRSHVVAKVRSILRDCDIPAVVVCQAPIDYEDFAREGIKTAYVMPPEHHIQTKGTVMEIVSGITRGQTPSREKIADVIHAVMRLMKSSDLER; encoded by the coding sequence ATGCCGATAGGACGTGTCACTCAGATAGTAGACTGCCGGGAGAGCGCCGGCATGGGCAAAGGAGGAGCTCTTGCCCAGAGGGGAACAATATCAGAGTGTCGGTATCCCGATGTGATCATCGTCGGGATGTCTCCCGGCAGAAGACACGTCACCAAACCAGTATGTGATATAACATCAGCTCTCCGGGCACAGGGGGTTGAATACAGCATCAGTACGATGATCCTCAATGCCGGAAGCGGCATTCCCCCTGATGCTCCGAAGAGTGCCGGTCATGTACTCGGTGCATATTTTGGTCTGAACGAGAAGGAGGTTTCCCAGATTAACCGCCATAAAGTAGCGGTCCTGCACCATGGAAACGTCAGATCACACGTGGTCGCAAAAGTAAGATCTATTCTGAGAGATTGCGACATTCCGGCCGTAGTGGTCTGTCAGGCTCCCATCGATTATGAGGACTTCGCACGTGAAGGAATTAAAACGGCGTACGTGATGCCACCAGAACACCATATCCAGACGAAAGGAACGGTTATGGAGATCGTAAGTGGTATTACAAGAGGACAGACCCCGTCACGCGAGAAGATTGCAGACGTCATTCATGCAGTTATGAGATTGATGAAATCATCTGATTTGGAGAGATAA
- the mcrD gene encoding methyl-coenzyme M reductase operon protein D, giving the protein MSEAEFPQCRIVTERLLKPETVEKILNKLVAIEGIRRIVINGPSIPQLVPYGPARGLPNPHSGRVRIVVGGTDVDLRVQVGTILLELETRDIVPRIDEACREVFVNFTYGLKEGKFMRSTPTQTDYAKYGPGADEMMIGIVDPKNKTGPTLIQGTK; this is encoded by the coding sequence ATGAGCGAGGCAGAATTCCCGCAGTGTCGGATTGTCACCGAACGCCTTTTAAAACCTGAAACGGTTGAGAAGATCCTCAACAAGCTGGTGGCAATAGAGGGTATCCGCCGGATTGTAATAAACGGACCCAGTATTCCTCAGCTCGTCCCCTATGGCCCCGCAAGGGGTCTTCCAAACCCCCATTCCGGTCGTGTCCGAATCGTTGTGGGAGGAACCGATGTCGACCTGCGGGTGCAGGTCGGAACCATCCTTCTTGAACTTGAGACCCGGGATATCGTCCCCCGGATCGACGAGGCGTGCAGGGAGGTCTTTGTGAACTTTACCTACGGACTTAAGGAAGGAAAGTTCATGAGATCCACGCCGACTCAGACCGATTATGCAAAATACGGTCCCGGGGCAGATGAAATGATGATCGGGATCGTTGACCCGAAGAATAAGACCGGACCCACCCTTATTCAAGGAACCAAATAA
- the mcrB gene encoding coenzyme-B sulfoethylthiotransferase subunit beta, producing the protein MAKFSDTIDLYDDQGKLLKSGVALEKISPLVNPGMKKMIDLTKRTVAVNLAGAEAALKTGAIGKGNFIKGREMNLDISGNAGAIKEKIFKMIQVEEGDDTEIREFNGGKLLLVTVPSARIQAAATYDAAITSVAAAATYATIDQFNVNMFDGSMVKAAFWGTYPQTMDMVGSNCASILSIPQNNEGLGYALRNIPANHAVMMTSKNAMQGAALSAVFEHAGEFEMGAAIGPFERAQLLLLAYQGLNANNLVYDLVKKNGATGTVGTVVQSLVEKALEDKVITAGKKGPSGYTFYETKDPRLWNAYTAAGTLAATMVNCGAGRFAQAVSSTLLYFNDLLEHETGLPGCDYGRTMGVAVGFSFFSHSIYGGGGPGTFNGNHVVTRHAAGVGMPCIVAACALDAGTQMFSPEATSKIYGETFGKIPEFNTPIQHVANGV; encoded by the coding sequence ATGGCAAAATTTTCCGACACTATTGATCTCTATGATGATCAGGGTAAACTGCTGAAAAGCGGTGTAGCTCTTGAAAAGATCAGCCCGCTCGTGAACCCTGGCATGAAAAAGATGATTGACCTGACCAAGCGGACAGTCGCAGTCAACCTCGCAGGAGCAGAGGCAGCACTGAAGACCGGAGCAATTGGTAAGGGTAACTTCATTAAGGGTCGTGAGATGAACCTTGATATCTCCGGAAACGCCGGTGCAATCAAGGAGAAAATCTTCAAGATGATCCAGGTTGAAGAAGGCGACGATACCGAGATCCGTGAGTTCAATGGCGGCAAACTCCTGCTCGTCACTGTCCCAAGTGCTCGTATCCAGGCCGCAGCAACCTACGATGCAGCAATCACTTCAGTCGCAGCAGCAGCAACCTACGCAACCATCGACCAGTTTAATGTAAACATGTTCGACGGTTCCATGGTCAAGGCAGCCTTCTGGGGTACCTACCCACAGACCATGGACATGGTCGGCAGCAACTGTGCATCTATCCTTTCCATTCCCCAGAACAACGAAGGTCTCGGATACGCACTCCGTAACATCCCGGCAAACCACGCCGTGATGATGACCAGCAAGAACGCAATGCAGGGTGCAGCACTCTCAGCAGTGTTTGAGCACGCTGGAGAGTTCGAGATGGGAGCCGCAATCGGCCCATTCGAGCGTGCACAACTTCTCCTCCTGGCATACCAGGGATTGAATGCAAACAACCTGGTATATGACCTCGTCAAGAAGAACGGCGCAACCGGTACCGTCGGAACCGTCGTTCAGTCCCTCGTTGAGAAGGCACTCGAAGACAAGGTTATCACCGCAGGAAAGAAGGGACCCTCTGGATACACATTCTACGAGACCAAGGATCCAAGACTCTGGAATGCATACACCGCAGCAGGAACCCTCGCTGCAACCATGGTAAACTGTGGTGCAGGCCGGTTCGCACAGGCAGTATCTTCCACCCTCCTGTACTTCAACGACCTTCTCGAGCACGAGACTGGTCTGCCAGGCTGTGACTACGGCCGTACAATGGGAGTAGCAGTAGGATTCTCGTTCTTCAGCCACTCAATCTATGGTGGCGGTGGCCCGGGAACCTTCAACGGAAACCACGTCGTTACCAGGCACGCAGCCGGTGTAGGTATGCCATGTATCGTGGCAGCCTGTGCACTTGATGCAGGAACCCAGATGTTCTCACCAGAGGCAACCTCCAAGATCTACGGAGAGACCTTCGGTAAGATTCCAGAGTTCAACACCCCAATCCAGCACGTAGCTAACGGAGTGTAA
- a CDS encoding GDP-mannose 4,6-dehydratase, whose protein sequence is MKRYLVTGGAGFIGSHLSRALLARGDSVVIFDSLDSGNLANITDLQKNPHLEFIEDTILNKTRLLSICSHIDGIFHLAALVSVQRSIDDPELNHSINVDGMFNVLESARKEKVPKIVFASSAALYGNAYVPPHKESFPPIPLSPYAVGKNLSEMYSSVYSSLYGIGCVCLRFFNVYGPYQDPSSPYSGVISKFLEAVTQEKNIIIFGDGEQTRDFVYVIDVVQALLLSMDKDVNGVFNVGTGFTSSINQLACNIIQLSNRKVEVIHMEARGGEVRHSCADITQAQEKLGYYPGYSLERGLFETYQWWKGT, encoded by the coding sequence ATGAAAAGGTATCTGGTAACTGGTGGAGCTGGTTTTATCGGCTCTCATCTCTCTCGTGCTTTGCTGGCTCGAGGTGACAGTGTTGTAATCTTCGATTCATTGGATTCTGGAAATCTGGCGAATATTACAGACTTACAAAAAAATCCACATCTTGAGTTTATTGAAGATACTATTCTGAATAAAACCCGGTTGTTATCAATATGTTCTCATATTGATGGGATTTTTCATTTAGCTGCTCTGGTTTCTGTTCAGAGGTCAATTGATGATCCAGAATTAAACCATTCTATTAATGTGGATGGGATGTTTAATGTTCTCGAATCTGCCAGAAAGGAAAAGGTTCCAAAAATTGTATTTGCTTCATCCGCTGCACTTTATGGAAATGCCTATGTTCCACCACATAAGGAATCATTTCCTCCTATCCCCCTTTCACCGTATGCAGTGGGGAAAAATCTATCCGAAATGTATTCATCCGTATATTCATCCCTGTATGGTATAGGATGTGTGTGTCTTCGCTTTTTTAATGTATATGGCCCTTACCAGGATCCGTCATCCCCGTATTCTGGGGTCATCTCCAAGTTTCTTGAGGCTGTCACTCAAGAAAAAAATATTATTATCTTTGGAGATGGGGAACAAACCCGGGATTTTGTTTATGTTATCGATGTTGTTCAGGCTCTTCTTCTTTCAATGGATAAAGATGTAAATGGTGTATTTAATGTGGGAACAGGTTTTACATCCTCCATTAATCAGTTAGCCTGTAATATAATTCAACTGAGCAACCGGAAAGTGGAGGTTATTCATATGGAAGCCAGAGGAGGAGAGGTTCGTCATTCGTGCGCAGATATAACTCAGGCACAGGAAAAATTAGGATATTATCCGGGATATTCACTTGAACGTGGTCTATTTGAGACGTATCAATGGTGGAAAGGGACTTAA
- the gmd gene encoding GDP-mannose 4,6-dehydratase → MSHKTAFITGITGQDGSYLAELLLSKGYEVHGLVRRASTFNTQRIDHIYVDAHEPDARIFFHYGDLSDSEMISHVLYNIKPDEIYHLGAQSHVRVSFDTPEYTGNVTALGTTRILEAIRRSNPDVKFYQASSSEMFGHTDPPQNEDSCFWPRSPYACAKLYAYWMTRNYRDGYNMFACNGILFNHESPRRGEIFVTRKITRGIAAILAGKEKYLYLGNLEAKRDWGFTPEYVECMWRILQQDKPDDYVIGTGETHTVQEFVNAAFSYAGLDVEKHVKIDKKYFRPTEVEALLADPSRAEKKLGWKAKIKFSELVKIMVDADLKAAGVQPIGEGYEILSKQFPSRWWMRD, encoded by the coding sequence ATGTCTCATAAAACCGCCTTCATCACCGGGATCACCGGTCAGGACGGCTCATATCTTGCAGAATTACTGCTTTCAAAAGGATATGAGGTCCATGGACTGGTTCGCCGTGCATCAACTTTCAACACACAGCGAATAGACCATATCTATGTTGATGCCCACGAGCCGGATGCACGGATCTTCTTTCATTACGGAGATCTTTCAGATTCTGAAATGATATCCCATGTACTCTATAATATAAAGCCAGATGAGATATACCACCTCGGTGCCCAGAGTCACGTCCGCGTAAGTTTTGATACCCCTGAATATACCGGAAATGTTACTGCACTTGGAACGACCCGTATACTCGAAGCTATCAGAAGAAGTAACCCTGATGTGAAATTTTATCAGGCATCATCAAGTGAGATGTTTGGCCATACAGATCCCCCGCAAAATGAGGATTCCTGCTTTTGGCCACGCAGCCCATACGCCTGTGCAAAACTCTATGCCTACTGGATGACAAGGAACTATCGTGACGGGTACAACATGTTCGCCTGCAATGGGATTCTATTTAATCATGAATCACCCCGTCGCGGAGAGATATTTGTAACCAGGAAGATTACAAGGGGTATTGCTGCAATTCTTGCAGGAAAAGAGAAATATCTCTACCTAGGTAACCTTGAAGCAAAAAGAGACTGGGGATTTACTCCTGAATACGTCGAGTGTATGTGGCGTATTCTTCAACAGGATAAGCCTGATGATTACGTAATCGGAACCGGCGAGACACATACCGTTCAGGAATTTGTAAATGCAGCATTCTCATATGCTGGACTTGATGTCGAGAAACACGTAAAAATAGACAAAAAATATTTCAGACCAACTGAAGTTGAAGCATTACTTGCTGATCCATCACGGGCTGAGAAGAAACTTGGGTGGAAAGCCAAGATCAAGTTCTCAGAACTCGTAAAAATTATGGTTGATGCAGATCTTAAAGCGGCTGGAGTTCAACCAATTGGCGAAGGATATGAAATACTCAGTAAGCAATTCCCGAGCCGATGGTGGATGAGGGATTAA